The DNA segment GACCGAATGGGGGATGAGCCCCTTGCTCGGCAAGATTGCCCACCAGGTGGAGAACGAAACCTACCTCGGCGCTTACCAGGACCAGCGCAATTACAGCCAGGAAACCGCTGAAATGATCGACAACGAGATCAAGCGGATCATTGACACACAGTACACCAAAGTGAAGGTCATTCTGGAGGAGTACAAACCAGTGATCCATACAGTGGTGGAAACCCTGATGGTCCGGGAAACCCTCTCGGGTGAAGAGTTCCGCATCCTCCTCAAAGGTGGTTTGCTGCCTGACCCTGAAGATTCAGATGCGCCCCCTCCGCAGGCCCCAAACCTGAACAAACCTGCAACCAGTTGACCTCTTCCCTGCTTCACCCCCCTGCTTCTTGCAAGCTCGAACCTGTCCCCCCTGAGTTTCAGGGGGGACTTTGCGTTGGCATGGCACACAAAAAATCCTCCCCGATGCGGGGAGGAAAGGGCACAGCCCGAGGTGGGGCTGAAGGTCTTACTTGTTGCCTTCGATGAAGCTCACTGCGTCTTGCACAGTGCGGATCTTTTCGGCATCTTCATCGGCGATGGTCACGCCGAATTTGTCTTCCAGGCCCATGATCAGCTCAACGGTTTCCAGGGAGTCAGCGCCCAGGTCATCCACAAAGCTGGCTTCCAGAACCACTTTGTCTGCATCCACACCGAGTTTATCCACGATCACTTCTTTGACTTGTTCGAACACGCTCATGTTTTCCTCCGTATTTCTTGGCGTAGTTTACACCAAAAGATCTGATTTGCGTTAGACCTCATCAAACTTCAGGGGTCTGACAGGTGAGATTCCAGACCGTCCAGCAAGACGGTTGTGGGCTCAGTGGGAATACATCCCGCCGTTGATTTCCACAATCTGGCCGTTGATGTAACCGGCGTCTTCTGAAGCCAGGAAAGCCACCAGTTTGGCCACCTCTTCGGGCTTGCCAAAGCGGCCTGCGGGGATCTGTTTGAGGTAGTCCTGCTGGACATTTTCGGGCAGTTTGGCGGTCATGTCAGATTCGATGAAACCGGGGGCCACAGCATTCACGGTGATGCCACGGCCACCGTATTCTTTGGCCACGGCTTTGGTGAGGCCCACCACTCCGGCTTTGGAAGCCACATAGTTGGCCTGTCCGGGGTTGCCCATCAGACCCACCACACTGGACAGGTTGATGATGCGGCCATGGCGGGCTTTCATCATGCGTTTGATGGCAGCGCGGGTGGTGTAGAAGGCGGCGCTGAGGTTGGTCTGGATCACATCCTCCCAGTCCTGGTCTTTCATGCGAATCAGGAGGCCGTCACGGGTGATGCCAGCGTTGTTGACCAGCACATCCAGACCGCCCATGGCGTCTGCCACGGTGTCCACCAGTTTGATGGCGGCTTCTCTGTCCGAGAGGTCGGCCTGAAAGGTCTGGGCTTCTCCTCCACCATTGCGGATTGCTTCTGCAACGGCTTCTGCAGCCGCCTGGGATCCTGAGTAGTG comes from the Deinococcus roseus genome and includes:
- a CDS encoding acyl carrier protein; protein product: MSVFEQVKEVIVDKLGVDADKVVLEASFVDDLGADSLETVELIMGLEDKFGVTIADEDAEKIRTVQDAVSFIEGNK
- the fabG gene encoding 3-oxoacyl-[acyl-carrier-protein] reductase, whose translation is MKVALVTGSSRGLGKAIALELAHKGFKVAVHYSGSQAAAEAVAEAIRNGGGEAQTFQADLSDREAAIKLVDTVADAMGGLDVLVNNAGITRDGLLIRMKDQDWEDVIQTNLSAAFYTTRAAIKRMMKARHGRIINLSSVVGLMGNPGQANYVASKAGVVGLTKAVAKEYGGRGITVNAVAPGFIESDMTAKLPENVQQDYLKQIPAGRFGKPEEVAKLVAFLASEDAGYINGQIVEINGGMYSH